From one Bifidobacterium sp. WK012_4_13 genomic stretch:
- a CDS encoding ABC transporter permease: protein MYRRLVEHFHLYWQLWAFTLPSIAFVLLFAYVPMYGVQLAFRQFDFTKGLTGGTWMGMQYFEQFFRDPMFVEILTNTFRISMWTLVMGFIAPIILALLINQIGSPKVKSFVQTITYMPHFISTVVMVSILQIFLAPSTGLLGRFLGRTSILGNPNDFTPIYWISEVWQHAGWNCIIYLAALSSVDLALYEAARIDGAGRLQLIRYVDIPTIMPTVGVLLILNMGSVLGVGFEKVWLMQNTLNIGASEVISTYTYRIGLLNNQFSYSTAIGLFNSLVNFFFLIMANFIAKRTSDTSIF, encoded by the coding sequence ATGTACAGAAGATTGGTCGAGCACTTCCATCTGTATTGGCAGCTCTGGGCATTCACCTTGCCTTCCATTGCCTTCGTGCTGCTGTTCGCCTACGTCCCGATGTACGGAGTCCAGCTTGCATTCCGTCAGTTTGACTTCACGAAGGGTCTGACAGGCGGCACATGGATGGGCATGCAGTACTTCGAACAGTTCTTCCGTGACCCAATGTTCGTTGAAATCCTCACCAACACCTTCAGAATCAGTATGTGGACGCTGGTCATGGGCTTCATTGCCCCGATCATCCTTGCGCTGCTGATCAACCAGATCGGCAGCCCAAAGGTCAAGAGCTTCGTACAGACCATCACCTACATGCCGCACTTCATCTCCACGGTCGTCATGGTCTCGATCCTGCAGATCTTCCTCGCCCCGTCAACCGGTCTGCTTGGCCGGTTCCTTGGCCGCACCAGCATTCTCGGCAACCCGAACGACTTCACTCCAATCTACTGGATCTCTGAAGTCTGGCAGCATGCGGGATGGAATTGCATCATCTATCTCGCCGCGCTTTCATCGGTTGATCTCGCGCTCTATGAGGCTGCTCGCATCGATGGTGCAGGCAGACTTCAGCTTATCCGCTACGTTGATATTCCAACGATCATGCCAACCGTTGGCGTGCTGTTGATCTTGAACATGGGTTCTGTGCTCGGCGTTGGATTCGAAAAGGTCTGGCTGATGCAGAACACCTTGAACATCGGCGCTTCTGAAGTCATTTCAACATATACCTACCGCATAGGTCTGTTGAACAATCAGTTCTCATATTCGACTGCAATAGGTCTATTCAACTCTCTGGTGAACTTCTTCTTCCTGATCATGGCCAACTTCATAGCCAAGCGCACCAGCGATACGAGCATCTTCTAG